One window of Anaerolineales bacterium genomic DNA carries:
- a CDS encoding ABC transporter permease, with translation MSNTAAPEKKERKRSSFWQELSVPALAVLTGLILGGIVILVSGENPIRAYGALFTGSFGSPARFIDGFQAYFSTGETRLLLRAFYPFTESLVTATPYIFAGLSVAIGFRCGLFNIGAEGQFFIGALCCAFVGYSISGLPMVIHLPLAILGGALGGAIWGMVPGYLKARFGAHEVVNTIMMNWIAFKLSDWLLNGPMKASGFRPVTPNVMATAELPRFFPDPLRFNLGFFIALLVAYLVYWFLFKTTLGFEIRSVGANPDAAKYAGMNIVRNFVLVMVLSGGLAGLAGTAQVLGVDHWVGQGFSAGYGFDAIAIALLGKSHPAGVVMAALLFGFLRSGATNMQSIARIPIDIISIIQGMVIIFIAAPAIIRWFYRIRAVKSDETVLTRGWGS, from the coding sequence ATCCTCGGCGGGATTGTCATCCTTGTCAGCGGCGAGAATCCGATCCGCGCATACGGCGCCCTGTTCACCGGTTCCTTCGGCTCTCCCGCCAGATTCATCGATGGCTTTCAAGCGTACTTCTCCACCGGCGAGACCCGCCTGTTGTTGCGCGCTTTCTACCCCTTTACAGAAAGCCTTGTCACTGCCACACCGTACATTTTTGCCGGGCTTTCGGTGGCGATTGGCTTCCGTTGCGGGCTATTCAACATCGGCGCGGAAGGGCAGTTCTTCATCGGCGCGTTATGCTGCGCATTTGTCGGTTACAGCATTTCAGGTCTGCCCATGGTAATCCACCTGCCGCTTGCAATTCTCGGCGGAGCGCTGGGCGGCGCGATTTGGGGCATGGTGCCCGGCTACCTCAAAGCCCGTTTCGGCGCGCACGAAGTGGTCAACACCATCATGATGAACTGGATCGCCTTCAAGTTGAGCGACTGGCTGTTGAACGGACCGATGAAAGCTTCCGGCTTCAGGCCCGTCACCCCGAATGTAATGGCGACCGCCGAACTTCCACGCTTCTTCCCGGACCCGCTGCGCTTCAACCTCGGTTTCTTCATCGCCCTGCTAGTCGCGTATCTCGTCTATTGGTTCCTTTTCAAGACCACACTGGGATTTGAAATCCGGTCGGTGGGCGCAAATCCCGATGCCGCCAAATACGCGGGCATGAACATCGTGCGCAACTTTGTCCTGGTGATGGTCCTCTCGGGCGGGCTGGCCGGGTTGGCCGGCACAGCGCAGGTTCTCGGCGTGGATCACTGGGTCGGGCAGGGATTCTCAGCCGGGTACGGATTCGATGCGATTGCGATCGCCCTGCTCGGTAAAAGCCACCCGGCAGGGGTCGTTATGGCAGCGCTTTTGTTCGGATTTCTCCGCAGCGGCGCTACAAACATGCAATCCATTGCCCGAATTCCGATCGACATCATCTCTATCATTCAAGGCATGGTGATCATTTTCATTGCCGCTCCGGCCATCATTCGCTGGTTCTACCGCATCCGCGCAGTCAAGAGTGATGAGACTGTGCTCACCCGCGGCTGGGGCAGTTAA
- a CDS encoding ABC transporter permease: MTNSTLEISSAAEKRRRISFGITLIVVGLVIYLLFGLNTVPGTMTTFGLNLLGSQAMEVPDLVVPALPAIYFMAAIAVFVGAYQLARGVRSNGLLIGILAFTFVFAFLMWAAQDKSFNLTGMLQSSLVRATPIALAALCGVISERSAVINIGIEGIMLMSALVAVVTATVSGNLYVGLVSAILMGGLVSAFHAFLVIRFKVDQIISGVAINIFGAGATSFISSRFMAHATDTLNNSGTFPIIAIPGLSKIPILGPVLFENNLIVYLTIILVIIMHIMLFYTPWGLRTRAVGEHPKAADTLGVNVYLTRYVNVTLGGMIAGLGGAYFTIGSVGRFDEILTAGKGFIGLAAMIFGNWNPIGAYTSSLIFGFADSLQVKLQILRVPIPSEFLLMAPYIVTMIILTGVVGRAIPPAADGQPYEK; the protein is encoded by the coding sequence ATGACAAACTCAACTCTTGAGATCAGTTCGGCGGCGGAAAAACGTCGTCGCATTTCCTTCGGCATTACATTGATTGTAGTCGGACTGGTCATTTACCTATTGTTCGGCTTGAACACCGTGCCTGGCACCATGACAACCTTTGGCTTGAACCTGCTCGGTTCGCAGGCCATGGAAGTTCCAGACCTGGTGGTGCCCGCGCTGCCTGCCATTTATTTCATGGCGGCGATCGCGGTCTTCGTAGGCGCTTATCAACTGGCGCGCGGCGTGCGTTCGAACGGTTTGCTGATCGGCATTCTGGCATTCACGTTCGTATTTGCATTCCTGATGTGGGCGGCGCAGGATAAATCCTTCAACCTGACCGGTATGTTACAAAGTTCGCTGGTGCGCGCCACGCCCATCGCCCTGGCGGCGCTATGCGGCGTGATCAGCGAGCGCTCGGCGGTCATCAACATCGGCATCGAAGGCATCATGCTCATGTCAGCATTGGTGGCGGTCGTCACCGCCACCGTATCAGGCAATCTATACGTCGGATTGGTTTCGGCCATCCTCATGGGAGGACTGGTTTCGGCCTTCCACGCCTTTCTCGTCATCCGCTTCAAGGTGGACCAGATCATCAGCGGCGTCGCCATCAATATCTTCGGCGCCGGCGCGACCTCTTTCATCAGTTCGCGCTTCATGGCGCACGCAACAGACACGTTGAACAATTCCGGCACATTCCCCATCATCGCCATTCCCGGGCTTTCGAAAATTCCCATATTGGGACCGGTGCTGTTCGAAAACAACCTGATCGTATATCTCACGATCATCCTTGTGATCATCATGCACATCATGCTGTTCTATACCCCCTGGGGGCTGCGCACGCGAGCCGTGGGAGAACATCCCAAAGCCGCAGACACACTGGGCGTGAACGTTTACCTCACGCGCTACGTCAATGTGACACTGGGAGGCATGATCGCGGGTCTCGGCGGCGCATATTTCACCATCGGTTCAGTCGGACGTTTCGACGAGATCCTGACGGCCGGCAAGGGCTTCATCGGTCTTGCCGCGATGATCTTCGGCAACTGGAATCCCATCGGCGCATACACATCGTCGCTCATTTTCGGCTTCGCGGATTCGTTGCAGGTCAAATTACAGATTCTGCGCGTGCCGATCCCCTCTGAGTTTTTGCTCATGGCTCCCTACATCGTGACCATGATCATCCTGACCGGCGTGGTCGGGCGTGCCATTCCACCCGCAGCAGACGGCCAGCCGTACGAGAAGTAA